The Helicobacter pylori genome includes a window with the following:
- a CDS encoding thiamine diphosphokinase, with amino-acid sequence MQAVILANGEFPKSQKCLDILQNAPFLIACDGAVASLHALQFKPSVVIGDLDSIDSHLKALYNPIRVSEQNSNDLSKAFFYALNRGYDDFIFLGLNGKREDHALANTFLLLEYFKFCKKIQAVSDYGLFRVLETPFTLPSFKGEQISLFSLDFETQFTSKNLKYPLKNLRLKTLFSGSLNESTDSFFSLSSTPKSVVLVYQKFL; translated from the coding sequence ATGCAAGCAGTGATTTTAGCGAATGGGGAGTTTCCTAAATCTCAAAAATGCTTAGACATTTTACAAAACGCTCCCTTTTTAATCGCATGCGATGGGGCTGTTGCCTCATTACATGCGCTTCAATTCAAACCCAGCGTTGTTATAGGCGATTTGGACAGCATTGATTCGCATTTGAAAGCCTTATATAACCCTATACGCGTGAGCGAACAAAACAGCAACGATTTATCCAAAGCCTTTTTTTATGCTTTGAATAGGGGCTATGATGATTTTATTTTTTTAGGGTTGAATGGCAAGCGAGAAGACCACGCTTTAGCGAACACTTTTTTATTGTTGGAGTATTTTAAATTTTGCAAAAAAATCCAAGCCGTAAGCGATTATGGTCTTTTTAGGGTGCTAGAAACCCCTTTTACTTTGCCCAGTTTTAAAGGGGAACAAATCTCGCTTTTTAGCTTGGATTTTGAAACTCAATTCACTTCCAAAAATCTCAAATACCCCTTAAAAAACTTGCGTTTAAAAACGCTCTTTTCTGGCTCGCTCAATGAATCTACAGATAGTTTTTTTAGCCTTAGCTCTACACCTAAATCGGTGGTTTTGGTGTATCAAAAATTCTTATGA
- the rplE gene encoding 50S ribosomal protein L5 has protein sequence MFGLKQFYQNEVRAKLAQELDIKNPMLLPKLEKIVISVGAGAHAKDMKIMQNIAQTISLIAGQKAVITKAKKSVAGFKIREGMAVGAKVTLRNKRMYNFLEKLIVISLPRVKDFRGISRNGFDGRGNYTFGINEQLIFPEVVYDDIMVSHGMNITMVTSTDNDKEAFKLLELLGLPFAKVR, from the coding sequence ATGTTTGGTTTGAAACAATTTTATCAAAATGAAGTGAGGGCAAAACTCGCTCAAGAATTAGACATCAAAAACCCCATGCTTTTGCCCAAGCTAGAAAAAATCGTTATCAGCGTGGGCGCTGGGGCTCATGCAAAAGACATGAAAATCATGCAAAATATCGCGCAAACGATTTCTTTGATTGCAGGGCAAAAGGCGGTTATCACTAAAGCGAAAAAATCCGTTGCAGGCTTTAAGATCAGAGAAGGCATGGCGGTAGGGGCGAAAGTTACCTTAAGGAATAAACGCATGTATAATTTCTTAGAAAAGCTGATTGTGATTTCGTTACCCAGAGTGAAAGACTTTAGAGGGATTTCACGGAATGGTTTTGATGGGCGCGGGAATTACACCTTTGGGATCAATGAGCAGTTGATTTTCCCGGAAGTGGTTTATGATGATATTATGGTCAGTCATGGCATGAACATCACTATGGTAACTTCTACAGACAACGATAAAGAAGCGTTCAAGCTGTTAGAATTGCTTGGATTGCCTTTTGCAAAAGTGAGATAA
- the rpsH gene encoding 30S ribosomal protein S8 yields MVNDIIADSLTRLRNASMRRLEFTQLYYAKIVVSILEIFKEKGFIKDFNVKDKDKKQSVYVQLAYDEKGHSKISEVKRLSKPGRRVYKQKNELKRFKNGYGVIVVSTSKGVITNEEAYRQNVGGEVLCSIW; encoded by the coding sequence ATGGTAAATGATATAATTGCAGATTCATTAACTCGTTTGAGAAACGCTTCTATGCGCCGCTTGGAATTCACACAGCTTTATTACGCAAAGATCGTGGTTTCTATTTTAGAGATTTTTAAAGAAAAAGGTTTCATTAAAGATTTCAATGTCAAAGATAAAGACAAGAAACAATCGGTTTATGTGCAATTGGCTTATGATGAAAAAGGGCATTCAAAAATCAGCGAAGTGAAGCGCTTAAGCAAGCCCGGTCGTCGTGTGTATAAGCAAAAAAACGAGTTGAAGCGCTTTAAAAATGGCTATGGCGTGATTGTGGTAAGCACTTCTAAAGGGGTGATCACCAACGAAGAAGCTTACAGACAGAATGTCGGTGGCGAAGTGCTTTGCAGCATTTGGTAA
- the rplQ gene encoding 50S ribosomal protein L17 encodes MRHKHGYRKLGRTSSHRKALLKNLAIALIEHNKIETGIYKAKELRSYIEKLTTVARVGDFNAHRHVFAYLQNKEATHKLVTEIAPKYAQRNGGYTRIQRTTFRRGDASTLATIEFV; translated from the coding sequence ATGAGACACAAACACGGATACCGCAAGCTTGGGAGAACCAGCTCGCACAGAAAGGCGTTATTAAAGAATTTAGCGATCGCTTTGATTGAGCATAACAAAATTGAAACAGGGATTTATAAGGCTAAGGAGTTGCGCAGTTACATTGAGAAATTAACGACAGTGGCTCGTGTGGGCGATTTTAACGCGCACCGTCATGTTTTTGCATATTTGCAAAACAAAGAAGCCACCCACAAGCTTGTAACTGAAATCGCGCCCAAATACGCACAAAGGAATGGCGGATACACTAGGATCCAACGCACCACTTTTAGAAGAGGGGACGCTTCCACTCTAGCTACCATTGAATTTGTATGA
- the rplR gene encoding 50S ribosomal protein L18, producing MNAKALYKKKALRDRRKLRIKSKLVGDALRPRVSVFRSNRYFYAQAIDDVKQSTITHIDGRKMGFKNTQEDAKKLGTLFAEELKKAGIERAVYDRNGYLYHGVVAAFAESLRENGIAL from the coding sequence ATGAACGCAAAAGCATTGTATAAAAAGAAAGCCTTAAGAGATCGCCGAAAATTAAGGATTAAAAGCAAGCTCGTGGGCGATGCGTTAAGGCCTAGGGTGAGCGTTTTTCGTTCGAATCGCTATTTCTATGCACAAGCGATTGATGATGTTAAACAAAGCACCATAACGCATATTGACGGCAGGAAAATGGGCTTTAAAAACACGCAAGAAGACGCTAAAAAATTAGGCACTCTCTTTGCTGAAGAATTAAAAAAAGCAGGGATTGAGCGAGCGGTTTATGACAGGAATGGTTATCTCTATCATGGCGTGGTGGCAGCGTTTGCTGAAAGCTTGAGAGAGAATGGGATCGCTCTATGA
- the rpmJ gene encoding 50S ribosomal protein L36: MKVRPSVKKMCDKCKIIKRRGVIRVICTTPKHKQRQG; encoded by the coding sequence ATGAAAGTCAGGCCATCAGTGAAAAAGATGTGCGATAAGTGCAAAATTATTAAAAGAAGGGGCGTTATTAGAGTGATCTGCACTACCCCTAAACACAAACAAAGACAAGGATAA
- a CDS encoding DNA-directed RNA polymerase subunit alpha, whose amino-acid sequence MKVIKTAPLIPSEIKVLEKEGNRVKISLAPFEFGYAVTLAHPIRRLLLLSSVGYAPVGLKIEGVHHEFDSLRGVTEDVSLFIMNLKNIRFIAKALVGQDSSLENQSVVVDYSFKGPMELRARDLNSEHIEIVNPEMPLATINEDAQLNFSLIIYKGMGYVPSENTRELMPEGYMPLDGSFTPIKNVVYEIENVLVEGDPNYEKIIFDIETDGQIDPYKAFLSAVKVMSKQLGVFGERPIANTEYSGDYAQRDDAKDLSAKIESMNLSARCFNCLDKIGIKYVGELVLMSEEELKGVKNMGKKSYDEIAEKLNDLGYPVGTELSPEQRESLKKRLEKLEDKGGND is encoded by the coding sequence ATGAAAGTTATCAAAACAGCACCTTTGATCCCATCAGAAATTAAGGTGCTAGAGAAAGAGGGCAATCGGGTTAAGATTTCTCTGGCTCCATTTGAGTTTGGTTACGCTGTTACGCTCGCTCATCCTATTAGAAGGCTCTTGCTTTTAAGCTCTGTGGGGTATGCTCCTGTAGGTTTAAAGATTGAAGGCGTCCATCATGAGTTTGACTCATTAAGGGGGGTTACTGAAGATGTGTCGCTTTTTATCATGAATTTAAAGAATATCCGCTTTATAGCCAAGGCGTTAGTGGGGCAGGATAGCTCTTTAGAAAACCAATCGGTTGTGGTGGATTATTCTTTTAAAGGGCCTATGGAGCTTAGGGCTAGGGATTTGAATTCTGAGCATATAGAAATCGTCAATCCTGAAATGCCTCTAGCCACAATCAACGAAGACGCTCAATTGAATTTTTCGCTCATTATCTATAAAGGAATGGGGTATGTCCCAAGCGAAAACACAAGGGAATTGATGCCTGAGGGCTACATGCCGCTAGACGGCTCATTCACGCCGATTAAAAATGTCGTTTATGAGATTGAAAATGTTCTGGTTGAGGGCGATCCCAACTATGAAAAAATCATTTTTGATATTGAAACAGACGGGCAGATTGATCCTTATAAAGCGTTTTTATCAGCGGTGAAAGTGATGAGTAAGCAACTAGGCGTTTTTGGCGAAAGACCCATTGCTAACACGGAGTATTCAGGCGATTACGCTCAAAGAGATGACGCTAAAGATTTGAGCGCTAAAATTGAAAGCATGAATTTGAGCGCTAGGTGTTTTAATTGCTTGGATAAAATCGGCATCAAGTATGTGGGCGAACTCGTGTTGATGAGCGAAGAAGAGCTTAAGGGCGTGAAAAACATGGGTAAAAAATCTTATGATGAAATCGCTGAAAAATTGAATGATTTGGGCTATCCGGTAGGCACAGAATTAAGCCCTGAACAAAGAGAAAGTTTAAAAAAAAGATTAGAAAAATTAGAAGATAAAGGAGGTAACGACTGA
- the rplO gene encoding 50S ribosomal protein L15, which translates to MGLENLKPAKGSVKKIKRVGRGQGSGMGKTATRGGKGQTARTGYKAKRGFEGGQQPLQRRLPKIGFRTKDSHIYSINVEKNGAIKDLEEITFSSLRALHHFPLYIEGVKLIGKDAKNLASKIKDERIKTSGQK; encoded by the coding sequence ATGGGATTAGAAAATTTAAAACCGGCTAAAGGTAGCGTTAAAAAAATCAAACGAGTGGGTCGTGGTCAAGGAAGTGGTATGGGAAAGACGGCCACAAGAGGCGGTAAAGGCCAAACCGCAAGGACAGGCTATAAGGCTAAAAGAGGCTTTGAAGGGGGGCAACAACCCTTACAGCGCCGTTTGCCTAAAATAGGTTTTAGGACTAAAGATTCTCATATCTATTCTATCAATGTAGAAAAGAATGGAGCGATTAAGGATTTAGAAGAAATCACTTTTTCAAGCTTGCGCGCTTTACACCATTTCCCCCTATATATTGAAGGCGTGAAGTTGATTGGTAAAGACGCTAAAAACCTGGCTTCTAAAATTAAAGATGAGAGAATCAAAACAAGCGGGCAGAAGTAA
- the map gene encoding type I methionyl aminopeptidase, producing MAISIKSPKEIKALRKAGELTAQALALLEREVRPGVSLLELDKMAEDFIKSSHARPAFKGLYGFPNSVCMSLNEVVIHGIPTDYVLQEGDIIGLDLGVEVDGYYGDSALTLPIGAISLQDEKLLACSKESLMHAINSIRVGMHFKELSQILEGAIVERGFVPLKGFCGHGIGKKPHEEPEIPNYLEKGVKPNSGPKIKEGMVFCLEPMVCQKQGEPKILADKWSVVSVDGLNTSHHEHTIAIVGNKAVILTER from the coding sequence ATGGCGATCTCTATTAAAAGCCCAAAAGAAATTAAAGCTCTAAGAAAAGCCGGGGAATTGACCGCTCAAGCGTTAGCCCTTTTAGAGCGAGAAGTAAGGCCTGGGGTTTCACTTTTAGAGTTGGATAAAATGGCTGAAGATTTTATCAAATCCTCTCATGCTAGGCCGGCTTTTAAGGGGCTGTATGGATTCCCCAACTCTGTGTGCATGTCTTTAAATGAAGTGGTTATTCATGGCATTCCTACGGATTATGTTTTGCAAGAAGGGGATATTATAGGCTTGGATTTGGGGGTGGAGGTGGATGGCTATTATGGCGATTCGGCCCTCACGCTTCCTATAGGCGCAATAAGTTTGCAAGATGAAAAATTGCTCGCTTGCTCCAAAGAGAGCTTAATGCATGCCATTAATTCAATTAGAGTGGGCATGCATTTTAAGGAGTTGAGTCAGATTTTAGAGGGCGCTATTGTAGAAAGGGGCTTTGTGCCTTTGAAGGGATTTTGCGGGCATGGCATTGGTAAAAAACCCCATGAAGAGCCAGAAATCCCCAACTACCTAGAAAAAGGCGTCAAACCTAATAGCGGCCCTAAAATCAAAGAGGGCATGGTATTTTGCTTAGAGCCTATGGTGTGTCAAAAACAAGGCGAGCCCAAAATACTAGCGGATAAGTGGAGCGTGGTTTCAGTGGATGGGCTTAACACAAGCCACCATGAGCATACTATCGCCATAGTTGGCAATAAAGCAGTGATTCTTACGGAGCGTTAA
- the rpsK gene encoding 30S ribosomal protein S11: protein MAKRNVAAKKKVVKKNIARGVVYISATFNNTNITITDEMGNVICWSTAGGLGFKGSKKSTPYAAQQAVESALSKAKEHGVKEVGIKVQGPGSGRETAIKSVGATEGVKVLWIKDITPLPHNGCRPPKRRRV, encoded by the coding sequence ATGGCTAAGAGAAATGTAGCGGCTAAAAAGAAAGTAGTCAAAAAGAATATTGCTAGAGGGGTTGTTTATATTTCAGCGACCTTTAATAATACCAACATCACTATCACTGATGAAATGGGCAATGTGATTTGTTGGAGCACGGCGGGCGGGTTAGGGTTTAAAGGCTCTAAAAAATCCACCCCTTATGCGGCCCAACAAGCTGTAGAAAGCGCTCTAAGCAAGGCTAAAGAGCATGGCGTTAAAGAAGTGGGCATTAAGGTTCAAGGGCCAGGTAGTGGGCGTGAGACCGCTATTAAGAGCGTGGGTGCGACAGAGGGCGTTAAAGTGCTTTGGATTAAAGACATCACCCCGCTCCCTCATAATGGTTGCAGACCCCCTAAAAGAAGAAGAGTGTAA
- the rpsE gene encoding 30S ribosomal protein S5, protein MEEINREEFQEVVVNIGRVTKVVKGGRRFRFNALVVVGNKNGLVGFGLGKAKEVPDAIKKAVDDAFKNLIHVTIKGTTIAHDIEHKYNASRILLKPASEGTGVIAGGSTRPIVELAGIKDILTKSLGSNNPYNVVRATFDALAKIKA, encoded by the coding sequence ATGGAAGAGATTAACAGAGAAGAGTTTCAAGAAGTCGTTGTGAATATTGGTCGTGTAACCAAAGTGGTTAAGGGCGGTAGGCGGTTTCGTTTTAACGCTCTAGTGGTTGTGGGCAATAAAAATGGGCTTGTAGGCTTTGGCTTGGGCAAGGCTAAGGAAGTCCCTGATGCGATTAAAAAAGCGGTAGATGATGCGTTTAAAAACCTAATTCATGTAACCATTAAAGGCACGACTATCGCTCATGACATTGAGCATAAATACAACGCAAGCCGTATTTTACTCAAACCAGCCAGTGAGGGAACGGGAGTGATTGCTGGGGGTTCAACGCGCCCTATCGTGGAATTAGCAGGCATTAAGGATATTCTCACCAAATCTTTAGGCTCCAACAACCCCTATAATGTGGTGCGCGCGACTTTTGACGCTTTAGCAAAAATCAAGGCGTAG
- the infA gene encoding translation initiation factor IF-1: protein MARDDVIEVDGKVIEALPNATFKVELDNKHVVLCRISGKMRMHYIRIALGDRVKLELTPYSLDKGRITFRYK, encoded by the coding sequence ATGGCAAGAGATGATGTTATAGAAGTGGATGGGAAAGTGATTGAGGCGTTGCCTAACGCCACTTTTAAGGTGGAATTAGACAATAAGCATGTGGTGTTGTGTCGTATTTCTGGAAAGATGCGCATGCACTATATTAGGATTGCTTTAGGCGATAGGGTCAAGCTAGAGCTTACGCCCTATAGCTTAGACAAGGGTCGGATAACTTTTAGATATAAATGA
- the rplF gene encoding 50S ribosomal protein L6, translating to MSRIGKRIIEIPSSVQASVEGSKLLFKNSKEKHELETHNRVKITLENNQLSFQPVGEDAQSRAYWGTYGALANNIVTGLSAGFSKTLEVNGVGYKVALGNKTLDLSLGFSHPVKYPIPAGIEMVVEKNTITIKGSDKQKVGQVAAEIRSFRPPEPYKGKGVKYSNEVIIRKAGKTAKK from the coding sequence ATGTCAAGAATTGGGAAAAGAATCATTGAAATTCCAAGCTCTGTGCAAGCGAGCGTGGAAGGGAGTAAGCTTCTTTTTAAAAACAGCAAAGAAAAGCATGAGTTAGAAACTCACAACCGCGTGAAAATCACGCTTGAAAACAACCAATTGAGCTTCCAGCCTGTGGGCGAAGACGCGCAGTCTAGGGCTTATTGGGGGACTTATGGGGCGTTAGCCAACAACATTGTAACAGGCTTAAGTGCCGGTTTCAGTAAGACTTTAGAAGTCAATGGCGTGGGCTATAAGGTGGCTTTGGGCAATAAAACTTTGGATTTGAGTTTGGGTTTTAGCCACCCGGTGAAATACCCCATTCCAGCGGGGATTGAAATGGTGGTGGAAAAAAACACGATCACGATCAAAGGGAGCGATAAGCAAAAAGTAGGGCAAGTCGCCGCTGAAATCAGGAGCTTCAGACCCCCAGAGCCATACAAGGGCAAGGGCGTGAAATACAGCAATGAAGTCATTATTAGAAAAGCTGGTAAAACAGCTAAAAAATAA
- the pnuC gene encoding nicotinamide riboside transporter PnuC codes for MLIIAQLSKRFYATLILSCVFLIVTNILVKGSFVNLLAGLSGILYAFFAGERQTICFVFGLVYNLSYAYVAYQWKLNADVILCLFLYMPVTIYGLFAWKKTERHEGVIKAQKLSKNWRLALVLGVGVLTYVSALFFKEIKTNFLWAESFNFVIFIIAFILQVLRYVENYALVTLGNIVSIVVWFCIFQISTESLVQLFTTILYLFIGMYYFKHWNKSCKQ; via the coding sequence ATGTTAATAATCGCCCAACTATCTAAACGATTTTACGCCACACTCATTCTTTCTTGCGTGTTTTTGATCGTTACTAATATTCTTGTCAAAGGCTCGTTTGTCAATCTTTTAGCAGGGCTTAGCGGGATCTTGTATGCGTTTTTTGCCGGAGAAAGGCAAACGATTTGCTTTGTGTTCGGTCTTGTTTATAATTTGAGTTACGCTTATGTCGCTTATCAGTGGAAATTAAACGCTGATGTGATTTTATGCCTTTTTTTGTATATGCCGGTAACGATTTATGGGCTATTTGCGTGGAAAAAGACAGAGCGGCATGAGGGCGTTATTAAGGCCCAAAAACTTTCCAAAAATTGGCGTTTGGCGCTCGTTTTAGGCGTAGGGGTTTTAACTTATGTGAGCGCTTTGTTTTTTAAAGAGATTAAAACGAATTTTTTATGGGCAGAGAGTTTTAATTTCGTCATCTTTATTATTGCTTTTATTTTGCAGGTTTTGCGTTATGTAGAGAATTATGCGCTAGTAACTTTGGGGAATATCGTGTCTATTGTCGTGTGGTTTTGTATTTTCCAAATTTCTACAGAGAGCTTGGTGCAACTCTTCACAACGATTCTATACCTTTTTATTGGCATGTATTATTTTAAGCACTGGAACAAGTCATGCAAGCAGTGA
- the rpsD gene encoding 30S ribosomal protein S4: MARYRGAVERLERRFGVSLALKGERRLSGKSALDKRAYGPGQHGQRRAKTSDYGLQLKEKQKAKMMYGISEKQFRSIFVEANRLDGNTGENLIRLIERRLDNVVYRMGFATTRSSARQLVTHGHVLVDGKRLDIPSYFVRSGQKIEIKEKTKSNPQVVHAMELTAQTGIVPWIDVEKDKKYGIFTRYPEREEVVVPIEERLIVELYSK, encoded by the coding sequence ATGGCAAGATATAGAGGCGCAGTAGAAAGACTAGAAAGGCGTTTTGGGGTTTCTTTAGCCTTAAAAGGTGAAAGGCGGTTGAGCGGGAAGAGCGCGCTAGATAAAAGGGCTTATGGGCCAGGCCAGCATGGGCAAAGACGCGCTAAGACTTCTGATTACGGGTTGCAATTGAAAGAAAAGCAAAAAGCTAAAATGATGTATGGCATTTCTGAAAAGCAATTCAGGAGTATTTTTGTGGAAGCCAATCGCTTGGACGGCAATACGGGTGAAAACCTTATCCGCTTGATTGAAAGAAGATTGGATAATGTCGTCTATCGCATGGGGTTTGCGACCACTAGAAGCTCTGCTAGGCAATTAGTAACGCATGGGCATGTGCTTGTGGATGGTAAGCGTTTGGATATTCCCTCTTATTTCGTGCGTTCAGGGCAAAAAATTGAGATCAAAGAAAAAACCAAGAGCAACCCTCAAGTGGTGCACGCGATGGAATTGACAGCTCAAACAGGGATTGTGCCATGGATTGATGTGGAAAAAGATAAAAAATACGGCATCTTCACCCGCTACCCTGAAAGAGAAGAAGTGGTTGTCCCTATTGAAGAAAGACTCATTGTAGAATTGTATTCTAAGTAA
- the secY gene encoding preprotein translocase subunit SecY gives MNKAIASKILITLGFLFLYRVLAYIPIPGVDLAAIKAFFDSNSNNALGLFNMFSGNAVSRLSIISLGIMPYITSSIIMELLSATFPNLAKMKKERDGMQKYMQIVRYLTILITLIQAVSVSVGLRSISGGANGAIMIDMQVFMIVSAFSMLTGTMLLMWIGEQITQRGVGNGISLIIFAGIVSGIPSAISGTFNLVNTGVINILMLIGIVLIVLATIFAIIYVELAERRIPISYARKVVMQNQNKRIMNYIPIKLNLSGVIPPIFASALLVFPSTILQQATSNKTLQAIADFLSPQGYAYNILMFLLIIFFAYFYSSIVFNSKDIADNLRRNGGYVPGLRPGEGTSSFLNSVASKLTLWGSLYLALISTVPWILVKAMGVPFYFGGTAVLIVVQVAIDTMKKIEAQIYMSKYKTLSAVGF, from the coding sequence ATGAATAAAGCTATTGCCAGTAAGATACTCATCACTTTGGGTTTTTTATTTCTCTACAGAGTCTTAGCTTATATCCCCATTCCTGGCGTAGATTTAGCGGCGATCAAGGCTTTTTTTGACAGCAATTCCAACAACGCTTTGGGGTTGTTTAACATGTTTAGCGGGAATGCGGTTTCTCGCTTGAGCATCATCTCTTTGGGTATCATGCCCTATATCACTTCTTCAATTATCATGGAGCTTTTGAGCGCGACTTTCCCCAACCTGGCTAAAATGAAAAAAGAGCGAGACGGCATGCAAAAATACATGCAAATTGTGCGCTATTTGACCATTTTAATCACTCTAATCCAAGCGGTGAGCGTTTCAGTGGGGTTAAGGAGTATTAGCGGAGGAGCCAATGGAGCGATCATGATTGATATGCAAGTCTTTATGATCGTTTCAGCGTTTTCTATGCTTACAGGGACGATGCTACTCATGTGGATAGGGGAGCAGATCACGCAAAGGGGCGTGGGGAATGGGATCAGTCTCATTATTTTTGCTGGGATTGTTTCAGGGATTCCGTCAGCTATTTCAGGCACATTCAACTTGGTCAATACGGGCGTTATCAATATCTTAATGCTCATTGGTATTGTGCTGATTGTTTTAGCGACTATTTTTGCGATTATCTATGTGGAATTAGCCGAGCGCAGGATCCCTATTTCTTATGCGCGTAAAGTGGTGATGCAAAACCAAAACAAGCGCATCATGAATTACATTCCCATTAAGTTGAATTTAAGCGGGGTGATCCCCCCTATTTTCGCTTCAGCTTTGCTCGTGTTCCCTTCTACGATTTTACAGCAAGCCACAAGCAACAAAACCTTGCAAGCGATTGCGGATTTTTTAAGCCCGCAAGGGTATGCGTATAATATTTTGATGTTTTTGCTCATTATCTTTTTTGCTTACTTTTATTCTTCTATCGTGTTCAATTCTAAGGATATTGCGGATAATTTAAGGCGTAATGGCGGGTATGTTCCAGGACTTAGGCCTGGAGAGGGGACTTCATCGTTTTTAAATTCTGTAGCGAGTAAGCTCACTTTATGGGGTTCATTGTATTTAGCACTTATCTCTACCGTGCCTTGGATTTTGGTTAAGGCTATGGGCGTGCCTTTTTACTTTGGAGGCACGGCGGTGCTGATTGTGGTTCAGGTCGCTATTGACACCATGAAAAAGATTGAAGCGCAAATTTATATGAGCAAGTATAAAACTTTAAGCGCGGTAGGCTTTTAA
- a CDS encoding type Z 30S ribosomal protein S14 encodes MAKKSMIAKAQRKPKFQVRAYTRCRICGRPHSVYRDFGLCRVCLRKMGSEGLIPGLRKASW; translated from the coding sequence ATGGCTAAAAAATCAATGATAGCAAAGGCTCAAAGGAAACCAAAATTTCAAGTAAGGGCTTATACCAGATGCCGCATTTGCGGGAGACCTCATTCGGTTTATAGGGATTTTGGACTTTGTAGGGTGTGCCTAAGAAAAATGGGCAGTGAGGGACTCATCCCAGGCTTGAGAAAAGCCAGTTGGTAA
- the tenA gene encoding thiaminase II has translation MQVSQYLYQNAQSIWMDCISHPFVQGIGRGTLERDKFRFYIIQDYLFLLEYAKVFALGVVKAYDEAVMREFSNAIQDILNNEMSIHNHYIRELQITQTELQNAHPTLANKSYTSYMLAEGIKGSIKEVTVAVLACGWSYLVIAQNLSQIPNALEHAFYGHWIKGYSSKEFQACVSWNINLLDSLTLTSSKQEIEKLKDIFITTSKYEYMFWDMAYQKN, from the coding sequence ATGCAAGTTTCACAATATCTGTATCAAAACGCGCAATCTATTTGGATGGATTGCATTTCCCATCCGTTTGTTCAAGGCATAGGGCGTGGGACTTTAGAAAGAGATAAATTCCGTTTTTATATCATTCAGGATTATTTGTTTCTTTTAGAATACGCTAAGGTGTTTGCTTTGGGCGTGGTTAAAGCTTATGATGAAGCGGTGATGAGGGAGTTTTCTAACGCTATACAAGATATTTTGAATAACGAGATGAGTATCCATAACCATTACATTAGAGAACTTCAAATCACTCAAACAGAATTGCAAAACGCGCACCCCACCCTCGCTAATAAATCCTATACAAGCTACATGCTCGCTGAAGGGATTAAAGGTTCTATTAAAGAAGTTACGGTGGCTGTTTTGGCTTGTGGCTGGAGTTATTTGGTGATCGCGCAAAATTTAAGCCAAATCCCCAACGCTTTAGAACATGCCTTTTATGGGCATTGGATTAAGGGCTATAGCTCAAAAGAATTTCAAGCGTGTGTGTCGTGGAATATTAATTTGCTTGATTCCCTCACCCTCACTTCTTCAAAACAAGAAATTGAGAAGTTAAAGGACATTTTTATCACTACAAGTAAATATGAATACATGTTTTGGGATATGGCGTATCAAAAAAACTAA
- the rpsM gene encoding 30S ribosomal protein S13, translating to MARIAGVDLPKKKRVEYALTYIYGIGLKSSREILEAVGISFDKRVHELSEDEVSSIAKKIQQSYLVEGDLRKKVQMDIKSLMDLGNYRGIRHRKGLPVRGQTTKNNARTRKGKKKTVGSK from the coding sequence ATGGCAAGGATTGCTGGTGTAGATTTACCAAAAAAGAAGAGAGTAGAGTATGCCCTTACCTATATTTATGGGATTGGGCTTAAGAGTTCCAGAGAGATTCTGGAAGCGGTAGGCATTTCTTTTGACAAGCGCGTGCATGAATTGAGCGAAGATGAAGTGTCTAGTATCGCTAAAAAAATCCAGCAAAGCTACCTAGTAGAGGGCGATTTGCGTAAAAAAGTTCAAATGGATATTAAATCTTTAATGGACTTAGGGAATTATCGTGGGATCAGACACCGTAAGGGTCTTCCTGTAAGAGGCCAAACCACTAAAAATAACGCTAGGACTCGTAAGGGTAAGAAAAAAACCGTGGGTAGCAAGTAG